A DNA window from Ficedula albicollis isolate OC2 chromosome 1, FicAlb1.5, whole genome shotgun sequence contains the following coding sequences:
- the ATP5J gene encoding ATP synthase-coupling factor 6, mitochondrial: MILRQILRLSSLFRSAVSVHVRRNIGLSAIVFNKTKELDPVQKLFVDKIREYNTKSKQAGGPVDAGPEFQKDMNESLARLQRAYGEGDLTKFPEFKFEEPKFEEAPK, from the exons ATGATCCTGCGGCAGATCTTGCggctttcctcccttttccgCTCCGCTGTGTCCGTTCACGTGCGCAGGAACATCGGGCTCTCGGCCATTGTCTTCAACAAGACAAAAGAACTCGACCCGGTCCAGAAGCTCTTCGTGGACAAGATCAGAGAGTACAACACGAAGAGCAA GCAAGCTGGAGGGCCTGTTGATGCAGGACCCGAGTTTCAGAAGGACATGAATGAATCCCTTGCAAGACTCCAACGGGCTTATGGTGAGGGAGATCTCACCAAGTTTCCAGAATTTAAATTTGAGG AGCCCAAGTTTGAGGAGGCTCCGAAGTGA
- the JAM2 gene encoding junctional adhesion molecule B: MASRSLRLLLLGLGLLSYPDVSGISIETDIKNVKAEEFKEAILSCKHKFSKGMSLRIEWKKIQSQGVSFVYYNSEFTGDLRGRAEMLNTGIRIRNVTRRDSGTYRCEISAKSEEGQHLGEATITLTVLVAPTTPVCDVPSSAMTGTVVQMSCKETEGSPPSEYQWYKNGVALLEKTGTGSARAANITYTMNKKSGTLLFNTVTKNDTGEYFCEASNGIGTSQKCSVKRMQVDDLNVSGIIVAVVFVALVMVLCGLGVFYAQKKGYFAKESSSQKKTNYQSTSEKDFKHTKSFVI, encoded by the exons ATCCTGACGTGTCTGGAATCTCCATTGAAACAGATAtcaaaaatgtaaaagcagAGGAGTTTAAAG AGGCTATTCTTAGCTGCAAACACAAATTTTCGAAAGGGATGAGTTTAAGAATAGAGTGGAAGAAAATCCAATCTCAAGGAGTCTCATTTGTCTACTACAATAGTGAATTTACAG GTGATCTTCGAGGCCGAGCAGAGATGCTGAATACAGGAATCCGAATTAGGAATGTGACAAGAAGGGATTCTGGGACCTACCGCTGTGAAATCAGTGCCAAGAGTGAAGAGGGGCAGCACCTGGGAGAGGCTACTATTACTCTCACAGTATTGG TTGCTCCGACCACTCCGGTGTGTgatgtgcccagctctgccatgacAGGAACAGTGGTGCAGATGAGCTGCAAGGAAACTGAGGGCTCCCCTCCATCTGAGTACCAGTGGTACAAGAATGGTGTTGCCTTGCTGGAGAAGACAGGAACAGGCAGTGCTAGAGCAGCAAACATAACTTACACCATGAATAAAAAGTCTGGCACTCTG CTGTTTAATACAGTCACAAAGAATGACACCGGAGAGTATTTCTGTGAAGCCTCCAATGGGATTGGAACATCTCAGAAATGCTCAGTGAAGCGAATGCAAGTTG ATGACCTTAATGTAAGTGGCATCATTGTGGCTGTAGTATTTGTGGCTCTGGTGATGGTACTGTGTGGCCTTGGAGTATTCTATGCCCAAAAAAAGGGCTACTTTGCAA aggaaagTTCTTCCCA AAAGAAGACAAACTATCAATCTACAAGTGAAAAG GATTTCAAGCATACCAAGTCCTTTGTTATTTAG